The Cupriavidus necator DNA window CCGGCAGCCCCGGCCCCAGGATGTATTGGTAGGCGCCGCGATTCACGTGGCGCAGCCACTGCGGGCGCTCCGCCGCGGGCAGGCGGTCGAGGATGGCGATCGAGGTGGAGACGTCGGTCTCCAGGGTGCCGAGCATGACCTTGCGCGCGGTAATGTAGCGCTCGGCAAACAGTACGCCGAACGACAGGCCATGGGCGACGATGAGGCCGGCCAGCAGGATCAGGAACAGCCGCGCGCCCATCGTACGGGGCCAGGGCAAGGCACGGAGATTCACTGGCGTGCCTCCCGGATCTCCACGGGCGTCGAGAAGACATAGCCCTCGCTGCGCACGGTCTTGATGTAGCGGGGCTCGCGCGCGTCGTCCCTGAGGTGCTGGCGCAAGCGGCTGACCAGCAGGTCGATCGAGCGCTCGAACATTTCCGCTTCGCGGCCCTGCGTGAGGCTGAGCAGCTGGTCGCGGTTGAGCACGCGCTGCGGATGGTCGACAAAGACGCGCAGCAGCCGGTATTCCGCGCCGCTCAGCGCGACGATGACGCCATCCTGGTCAATCAGGTGGCGCGCGGTGGTGTCGAGCTGCCAGTCGCCAAATGCAAGCAGCTGCCCCGCCTCGGTGATCTGCAGGTTGGGCGGAAGCATCCGGGTCCGCCGCAGCACCGCCTTGATGCGGGCCAGCAGCTCGCGTGCGGCGAAAGGCTTGGCAAGATAGTCGTCGGCGCCCATTTCCAGGCCGATGATGCGGTCGGTCTCGTCGCTGCGCGCGGTCAGCATCAGCACCGGGGTGGCCTTGTGCTTGCCCGCCCGCAGTTCACGGCACAGCACCAGGCCATCGTCGCCCGGCATCATCACATCCAGCACGATCAGGTCGACGCTGTTCACGTCCAGGAACGACCGCATGTGCCGCCCGTCAGGCACCACGGTAACGCGCAAGCCGTTCTTGGTGAGGTAGGTTGAGACCAGTTCACGGATTTCGCGGTCGTCATCCACGATCAGGATGTGGTCGGTGTGTGCTTCCATCGGCGTCACCTTGGCAGATTGATTGAAAACCGCCAGGCGCGGCGCCGGGCACCGAAAGATTAACGCAATACGGCGCGACGGGTATTCCCCCATCGCGCCGTCGGGTAACACCCGCGGTGCGCCGGCGCGCGCCGCGGGGGTGTCCGCTCAATGCCCTGCGCTCTGGCCGCCGTCTACATGCAGGATCTCGCCCGTGACGAACGGCGCGT harbors:
- a CDS encoding response regulator, whose amino-acid sequence is MEAHTDHILIVDDDREIRELVSTYLTKNGLRVTVVPDGRHMRSFLDVNSVDLIVLDVMMPGDDGLVLCRELRAGKHKATPVLMLTARSDETDRIIGLEMGADDYLAKPFAARELLARIKAVLRRTRMLPPNLQITEAGQLLAFGDWQLDTTARHLIDQDGVIVALSGAEYRLLRVFVDHPQRVLNRDQLLSLTQGREAEMFERSIDLLVSRLRQHLRDDAREPRYIKTVRSEGYVFSTPVEIREARQ